ACAACTCAAGAAGCTGGACTCACAAAATGGAAACACTGTCTGAACCTGTCTTTCGCTGCCTGTTTGATCCCAACTGCAGACAACTTACCAAACCATAAAGTCAGCTTTCCCTCCACGCTTGTCGAAACAACTTCTAACACAGTGTATCCCGCCAACTTAAGGGAAAAATTACGAGTCGTGACAGTTGGTTAGCAGAGCAGCTAACTTAGCTGGTTTACTTGGCTAGCCAACTGGCTGGCTGGCTATCCCGTCTCAGGTTGCAGTATTGTTGACAGGGATAGACTACACAGGCAACTAGCCGCCTGAGTACTTTCCGCACAATCCAGCTCCACATAGCACTTCCGGCTattgctttcaaaataaagtgcaactaaaacataaaataggATTTTGCTACATAAACTTGTGTCGTTCCAGTAAGAGACAATGACAGTTTGTGCATACAGTATACAAACACTAAGGAATCATTTTTGCTATATAGCACAACTCATCAGGTGTAacgcatacatacatacatacacacacacacacacacacattacttaAACTTCCGGGATGAATGTGGATAACTTAACTGGATACGAACCTGAGTATAGGATGTGCTCGGGAAAATATTATTCCATCCCAACTTTATGGCATTAATTACCCGTTCCcatgtttaaaagcacaaaccatcagtttgtttgttttaaaaagctgactggttattttctgtttgaatGGCGACACCTATTTGAATAAAGAAATCTGCATAATTCATGAACTTCAGATGCATTATGCATTTATTTGATCTCAGACTATTCTTAACCAAGCTTTGACTGCAGTCAGTATACAAAAACTTAAATTTTATTACACAGATCAGGTGGACTAAGACTGCCCTCTTGTGGAGAAAAAAGGTGCTGCGTTAATAAGATCGTGTGAACTGACCTAATTTGATAGTCACCTTCAGAGTTTCACTTTGCCAGACAGGGGGGTAAAGAAGTGTAGCAAACAACCAGTTCTTTGATTGTgcatctttttattattatttgcaacAGACTAGTTATGCTTACCAGTCTATAAACTTGGACAAAATTAAAGGTGAATTAAAGAACCCtcgggaaaaaaagaaaaaaaaaaaaaaaaaaaagaaaaaaaaaaaaaatcaaatccacTTGTTCTCATTTCACCAGCACTCATTAAGCCAGTAATTCTCTAACTTCACACATTTccaacactgaaataaaagttGGGGAAATAATGTTAAAAGTGAGTAAACATCCTACAACAGAAGATGAAATTAAGAAGAAACTGAATGACAAGAAAAGTGCTATTCATGTTTATCCAGGCAGAATATATCAAGAGTCCTGTTGAACCTACAGAACTAATATCTTTTACACAATACTGTGTTTTCACTTCCTGACATTAGAACTTAATGTGTAGGCATAATGTTGGCATTACCAAATACTAGAGCTTTGACTCTGGCAATCCAACAAATCTATACATATGAAGAGCTATCCCAAGACTGACCTGTGATAAACACTGAAAGATTTACTCACTTGCTGCCTTCTGTATTTAAGTTCCAGACTGATAATGTGTAGGTGCTGAGTATCCTGGAAAGTTTTAAAGGTGTAACGTACCTGCAGCTGGCTGACTGCTATTCTAGTATGAAGCACCCTCAAATTACCCTGTCTATATTAGTAATGGGTCTAATGgcttgcacatgcatacatcTTGGGTACACGTTGCACTCTTAGCACCGCATGTGTGAACACACATACTCAGGCAGCCAACTTGTGATTGGATCACCAAAAACACATGTTAATGCCATGAACAAGGACAAAGACGCAACACTATGGGGCAGTTTCCTACAATAGACCCCATGATGCACTCAAGTACATGGAACTTACATAAGCCTGAAGCATGTGTAATACTTAGAATGTTAACTTAAATTGACTCATAAGGCTTTCATTGTGACACGAGCATGATGGTGCAAAGCTTTGGCCTTGTTGTACAACAGAAATGCAAGTTAAACCGATGGAAAGACAAACAGCTCGAACAGGTGATGAAGCCAGTGGAACAATGTTTGAAGCAGCATGAACTCAAATCCTTTTCCATAGCTTATAGTTCCAGAAAGATCTGCgtgaaactgaaaacacaagCAGTGGGGGAGAAACAATATGATTAAATGAACTTCAGTGTTGTCTACTTTGTGTGAACCATGGATGTGCTGAATAGaagcttctgctttttcttcttcttttttcctcctttttcatctgaaagagaaaaatccCAGACGGGAGTGAGCGTGTGATCGTCTCTGAACAAACAATGAGTCTAGTCAGAAATATCAGGCTTCGGCTAAGTAGATGTGAGGGATCAGAGGTTCCTGACCTGGTTCAACCACAGGTTGTTGAGAAGAAACTGGACCACTGTCCAACTGCATAAGTGCCTTCCCTAAAGCCTGACTGAAGGAGTTCTGAAAGTTGGGCACTGGGACACGGTCTGAGCCGTCGCTCTCGCCATCGCTGTCTGCTGCTGGGGGAGCGAGCAGCTTATCTGCATGGTACAAGGCACAACATTGAGTTCAGGAAACCTCTGGGTGTTGCAGTTCCAAAAACTGGTTTTACCAGAAAGGCACAATAACACAAAAAGCTTTGCTTATTTTCACCCACTCGGTACGTGCAATTTGTAACAACTGATATAACCACATAGACAGGAAGCACAAACAGAAATGATGAGGCTGGGGTTTTATTCTGAGCCAAGGTTCAATATATCAGATTTTACTCCTATGACAAGTTGGGTTTAAATAAAAGTAGCAAAAACTGTGTGACTCTATTATTCCACCTTGTAAGCGGATGTAGGCAGACAAACCCTTTGATGACAACATGGGTACATTATCTGGCTCTTTGCTCAAGTATTATCAGTTTATAAAGCAGACTAAAACTGCACCCCATAAATACAAGCTTACTGCTGTAGCTACTATCATGAGCCAACCAGGCACCTCTAatcaatttcattttaacaGGAGTTGGCATTTTAACTGTGAgatttcacattattcacatttACAGCTTAACTGTAACAAACAAGGCACCATAACATCTACACTCCTGCATTACCTTTCTTTGGAGTGATCCTGGGCCCAGCATCAGCTCTTGCTTTCCCATCTCTTAGCATCTACACAGGAAACAGTCTTATTAAAGCACTGCTGAGCTATGCCAACCACTTAAGTCACAAAGAATACTGTTCCCACACACACCTGTGCAAAGGACATGCAGTGGGACTCATCCTCCACACTACCCACGACAGGTGACGGCGTATTCAGACTTGGGAATTTCATTCCATCTGAATTGAcagacgtttaaaaaaaaaaaaaaagaaaaaaaatttatgtGTGTCATGGCGTTTATCACCAAAAGCCACACAGGCAGCTGACAGGAGGAAACTCTTATCAAAAAATGGCAGATGGAAGGGGTGATCTTACCAGAGGAAGGGCTGCTGCTGAGGGGCGAAGGAGGCGCAAAGGTGAAGTCAGGCTGGATCGGGGGGCTGCTGTTGTGAGGTGGAGAGCCGAATGCTGGGAAATGCTGAAGGTTCTCCAGTCCAATATGCACCTCAGGATCTGGGGAATGAAAATGCAAGTACTATGGACCTCAATTTCAAAATATGAGGTATATAAAAGGTGTAATTTTCAGGTATACTTACATTTACCCTGCTTCTTGTTCTCCTCAATCTCAATTCGCTTCTCTCTGCGTTTCTCATCTCTCGCCTTCTTCTGCCTCAGGCGTTTTCTTTTCTCCAAGTCATCTAAAAGGTTTAAAGGACGATTTATTTCATCTGAGAAACCTTTACAGTAAAACccttaaaacaagttttaagtGTTCTAACCTGCAAACATGTCCAGAGTTTCCTGGGACAGGACTGGTGGTTGCAGTGCTAGCTCACAGATGCTGAACTCGCACGTGAGTGGCAGATGAGCCAGATAGCGATGCCGGCGGCGGATCTCCTGCAAGAAGGAAAGGGGGATAAATAAACTAAATGTGTTGACTTAAATGAAAACTACATTAAACAACAGAACGTCagtcttttgtttctttgtttgctgaCCTCTGTGACTGTCTGCCCCACTATCTCCACCACTGTGGCGGTGATGGATTCAGGACTGGCCTCCAAGCTGCCGTATTCACGTAGCAGGCAGCGCACGTTCACGGGATGCAGGAACATCTGCTGGCAGTCGTCAGCTTGACGGAGAAAAAtggaaagcaggaaaaaaataggGATGAGGAAATTTTACATATTACGGCAGGAATTTTATCCTGGGTAGATGGGTGGAGCAGAGGATCACCAACCTTGGTAGAAATAGTAATAAGGTCCAGGCACCACACTGGCTGAGGGCCGGCCTGACTCTGCCTGGATGGCCGGGCTCTCCTCTTCAAGCTGGAGCTCTGAGGTGGAATCCCCTGTAGCTGCAGGAGGCTCCTCCAGCACACTCTCTAGAATCGCTTCGGGAAAGCCTGGCAGCTCTACATCAGCATCTTCCGGAAACTCTGCCACCTCGTCATCAAATGCTGAGGCGTACTGCAGCACGGGCTAAAGATGAAACAAGACAGAGGCGATAAAAAACCATAACCAGGACCACGCAAATAGGATACATTTGATCCCATCACCAGAGATACAACAATGTGAAAAAGGGTAAAGAAGGTTTAGACTCACCTTGGCACTGCTGATGTTAGTCACCCCTTCTTCCACAGGAGAAGAAGGTTCTTTCATAGTCAGAGAGGACAAGTCGAGGCTGTCTGCATTCTCCTTCTGCTGCTCCAGAAGCTTCTCCTCTTGCTCCTaatcacaaacacatacagataAAGACATCATCAGTTAACTGCTTATTTGGCTTCcttagacaaaacaaacaaacaaacaaaacacccaaGAGAAAATGGATTTAGCGGCAtagcaaaaaaacttttattcatACAAATTAAATGCGcttatttcactttattttgtcTATTGCATTATTTATGTCTATGTTGTTATGTCTTAGTTGCCAAAGATGTGCACGTAGCTTTACCTGTAAAAGACAAAGGGCGCTCTGGATGAAGCACCCTTGAGCGTCCTCTTCCTGGCTAAGCTGAGCCTGAAGAATTCCCTTCTCCTCTGCCACCAGGTTCAGGACCTGTGCCGGGGAGGTCAGCAGCAGCTTGGAATATGGACTCAAACATGCATCTATGAAATAAATGTGAACAGAGTTTAAAAATACCTTTAAACTTATATGAAGTCTTATATgaatttaaaagtgaaaaatgatcTTGTCCATAAAACTGGCACAGACTTGCCTCCAAAACGAACAGGCTCCTCCACCTTCACCCACTGAGAGCTAGGCAGGGCCACCAGAGCCCCCTTCTCTCTTCGCATCAAGCGCATGGTGATCTTGTCACCAGCCACATACTGTCTGGTCTCCATAGCAACCACACTGCAACAACACAAGCAAGTggttaaaaaccaaacaaaccgaAAAACCCTGCGCAAACTAAATGAACCTGTTTTAATATCTCCATGTAGCAGGAGAACTTGTGAGGGCACAGGGCTCACAGGTAAGCAAGCAGCAAAGAACTCATTTGTATATACTAAGAATTATGATGTCTAAATGAgccatggggggggggggggagtaactCCTCTTCTCCTTTAGACAGATAGCAATGTTTTGCTTCCTTCTGTTTTACCTCTTCAGGTCAGCTGTGTGCACTGCCTCATAGCAGATGGGGCACTTGGACCAGCTCTTGTCACTAAGAGACAGGTAGTGCAGCATGCACGGCCAGCAGAAGATGTGTCCACACCGGGTGATGCGGGCTGCCACAGGAGGGTACAGGCAGATGGGGCACGATGGCACCTCGTGGCTATAGATGCGCTgcagaatgagcagaaatggCTTGTCAAGACACGTGCTTTCATTTGATTAAATATTGGTAGTTAACACTTCCCCGTCAAAACGCGGAGGATAACTCACCACTTGTTGCACACAGTCCCAGTTGACCAGGGTGTCTGGATCAGTGAAGTGAGCCTTGTAATCCTGGTCATCAGTCACCACAAACTGACaactgcaacacacacaaaggTGAGATGAATCCCAAACATCGAGTCTCTGCATTCAGAATCATTTTCGTTTGGGAGGCCGCTTACTTGGCCTGCAGAAAAAGCTCCTTGTTGAAGGGCTTGTGCTTGTGGCCCCATTTGTTTCGACGGCCCCAACAGGAGTGGCCTCCGTCTCCGACGCCACCGTTACCTCCACGGGGTTCAAAAGTGAAGTTCAGCAGGTGGTTCAGGCTTATTTTTTTCGGTCCTGCCAACTGAGCCGGGCTGAACTCGGCCCGGCGCGTCTCTGCTACCTGGTGACACGAGGATTGATCGCAATTGACCAAATGAATGTCAACAAGGAACTGCTGAAGTTTTCTCACCACTAAATGAGGTCAGTACAACATCAGCCTTTGGAAACACGCACCTCCTCACGTCGTCCTCCACCTGTAACTCCATACTGTCGTCCTCCACCTCTCTGAGGGGGTCTCTTGTCAAAATTCTTGCTTTTCTGTGAATTGGTGCGGCGAGGGCCGGGGAAACTGTCGGCTTTAGGAAAGGAGGGCTCACGCTTGCGGCTGTAACGCTTGGAGCCTCCATTATTTTTACCTTCTGAAATccaaataaaaaatttttttttaaaaaaaaaaaaaaaaagccttaggGGGGAAACATTTATAAACATCACAATTCAAGCTGATTTGTAATGTGAAAGACCCGATGTCTAAAAACAGTAGATTAAGTCTCCTGTAATTGAGTCTGTAGGTAAAAACTAAGCCTTTTGCACATTTCCACCCCATATAAAGAAAGTGCAAATACAGTTTCTTACAGAGTTCAATGGTGTTTGTTTAGGGCACATCTTAATtcgtgtgttttggattttcagtgcatttttttcaggatttagcaaacaaaataccAGTTTTCATGCATCTGAAAACACAATAGTTTTGTGAAAACTATAcaactaaatatttatttacgtACATTAGTAGCTTTGGATTGGTAGCGGAAATGTGTCATcatgtcataaaaaaaataagtaaaacaaTGCTGGATGGAAATATCGGGTACTTTTGTGA
This genomic stretch from Astatotilapia calliptera chromosome 12, fAstCal1.2, whole genome shotgun sequence harbors:
- the rnf10 gene encoding E3 ubiquitin-protein ligase RNF10; protein product: MLESSAALCPELGLNTVHCTETNMEKNPNSSSSTKVPPRSSSTGPAPSESKPKTEGKNNGGSKRYSRKREPSFPKADSFPGPRRTNSQKSKNFDKRPPQRGGGRQYGVTGGGRREEVAETRRAEFSPAQLAGPKKISLNHLLNFTFEPRGGNGGVGDGGHSCWGRRNKWGHKHKPFNKELFLQANCQFVVTDDQDYKAHFTDPDTLVNWDCVQQVRIYSHEVPSCPICLYPPVAARITRCGHIFCWPCMLHYLSLSDKSWSKCPICYEAVHTADLKSVVAMETRQYVAGDKITMRLMRREKGALVALPSSQWVKVEEPVRFGDACLSPYSKLLLTSPAQVLNLVAEEKGILQAQLSQEEDAQGCFIQSALCLLQEQEEKLLEQQKENADSLDLSSLTMKEPSSPVEEGVTNISSAKPVLQYASAFDDEVAEFPEDADVELPGFPEAILESVLEEPPAATGDSTSELQLEEESPAIQAESGRPSASVVPGPYYYFYQADDCQQMFLHPVNVRCLLREYGSLEASPESITATVVEIVGQTVTEEIRRRHRYLAHLPLTCEFSICELALQPPVLSQETLDMFADDLEKRKRLRQKKARDEKRREKRIEIEENKKQGKYPEVHIGLENLQHFPAFGSPPHNSSPPIQPDFTFAPPSPLSSSPSSDGMKFPSLNTPSPVVGSVEDESHCMSFAQMLRDGKARADAGPRITPKKDKLLAPPAADSDGESDGSDRVPVPNFQNSFSQALGKALMQLDSGPVSSQQPVVEPDEKGGKKKKKKQKLLFSTSMVHTK